One genomic segment of Actinomycetes bacterium includes these proteins:
- a CDS encoding biotin carboxylase N-terminal domain-containing protein translates to MRKVLIANRGEIAVRIARACRDAGIASVAVYSDQDRDALHVRVADEAFALGGETPGETYLDMPKLLDVAARTGADAVHPGYGFLAENAHFAQAVADAGLIWIGPPAAAIEALGDKVRARHIAHQVGAPLVPGTADPVTGADEVVAFAQEHGLPVAIKAAFGGGGRGLKVARTLEEIPELYESAVREAVTAFGRGECFVERFLDQPRHVETQCLADRHGNVVVVSTRDCSLQRRNQKLVEEAPAPYLTPEQHDRIYSASKAILREAGYVGAGTCEFLVGQDGTVSFLEVNTRLQVEHPVTEEVSGIDLVREMFRIADGEALGFDDPVLRGHSIEFRINGEDAGRNFLPAPGTISRLRLPSGPGVRVDTGYEEGATVPQSFDSLLAKLIVTGADRRQALERARRALAEFEVEGMPTVLPFHRAVVEDPAFATDDDTPFRVHTRWIETGWVNTVAPYAGEAAEPEEPVARERVTVEVGGRRLEVVLPAGLGMGTRSAAAPAGRAPKRRTGGKAGAAASGDSLTSPMQGTIVKIAVEEGQQVAAGDLVVVLEAMKMEQPLNAHRAGTIVSLNAEVGVTVASGTVLCEIKD, encoded by the coding sequence GTGCGCAAGGTGCTGATCGCCAACCGCGGCGAGATCGCGGTCCGCATCGCGCGGGCCTGCCGTGACGCGGGGATCGCCAGCGTCGCCGTGTACTCCGACCAGGACCGCGACGCGCTGCACGTACGGGTGGCCGACGAGGCGTTCGCGCTCGGCGGCGAGACCCCCGGTGAGACCTACCTGGACATGCCCAAGCTGCTCGACGTCGCGGCCCGCACCGGGGCCGACGCGGTGCACCCCGGGTACGGGTTCCTCGCCGAGAACGCGCACTTCGCCCAGGCGGTGGCCGACGCCGGCCTGATCTGGATCGGACCGCCGGCGGCGGCCATCGAGGCGCTCGGCGACAAGGTGCGGGCCCGGCACATCGCCCATCAGGTGGGGGCGCCCCTGGTGCCCGGCACCGCGGACCCGGTCACGGGGGCCGACGAGGTGGTGGCGTTCGCCCAGGAGCACGGTCTCCCGGTGGCGATCAAGGCGGCCTTCGGCGGCGGGGGGCGCGGGCTTAAGGTCGCGCGCACCCTCGAGGAGATCCCCGAGCTGTACGAGTCCGCGGTCCGCGAGGCGGTCACCGCCTTCGGCCGCGGCGAGTGCTTCGTCGAGCGGTTCCTCGACCAGCCCCGCCACGTCGAGACCCAGTGCCTGGCCGACCGGCACGGGAACGTCGTGGTGGTCTCGACCCGCGACTGCTCGCTGCAGCGGCGCAACCAGAAGCTGGTGGAGGAGGCCCCGGCGCCCTACCTCACGCCCGAGCAGCACGACCGGATCTACTCGGCGTCCAAGGCGATCCTGCGGGAGGCCGGGTATGTCGGCGCCGGAACCTGCGAGTTCCTCGTGGGCCAGGACGGCACGGTGTCCTTCCTCGAGGTGAACACCCGGCTGCAGGTCGAGCACCCGGTGACCGAGGAGGTCTCCGGCATCGACCTGGTGCGGGAGATGTTCCGCATCGCCGACGGCGAGGCGCTCGGCTTCGACGACCCCGTGCTGCGCGGCCACTCGATCGAGTTCCGGATCAACGGCGAGGACGCCGGCCGCAACTTCCTGCCCGCCCCGGGCACCATCTCCCGGCTGCGGCTGCCGAGCGGGCCCGGCGTCCGGGTCGACACCGGGTACGAGGAGGGGGCCACCGTCCCGCAGTCGTTCGACTCGCTGCTGGCCAAGCTGATCGTCACGGGGGCGGACCGCCGGCAGGCCCTGGAGCGGGCCCGCCGGGCGCTGGCCGAGTTCGAGGTCGAGGGCATGCCCACGGTGCTCCCGTTCCACCGGGCCGTGGTCGAGGACCCGGCGTTCGCCACCGACGACGACACCCCGTTCCGGGTGCACACCCGCTGGATCGAGACCGGGTGGGTCAACACCGTGGCGCCCTACGCGGGCGAGGCGGCCGAGCCCGAGGAGCCCGTCGCCCGGGAGCGCGTCACCGTCGAGGTGGGGGGTCGCCGGCTCGAGGTGGTGCTCCCCGCCGGGCTGGGCATGGGCACCCGCTCCGCGGCCGCTCCGGCCGGGCGCGCCCCGAAGCGCCGCACCGGCGGCAAGGCTGGGGCGGCGGCCTCCGGTGACTCCCTCACCAGCCCCATGCAGGGCACCATCGTCAAGATCGCGGTGGAGGAGGGCCAGCAGGTCGCGGCCGGCGACCTGGTCGTGGTCCTCGAGGCCATGAAGATGGAGCAGCCGCTGAACGCGCACCGGGCCGGCACCA